A window of Fragaria vesca subsp. vesca linkage group LG7, FraVesHawaii_1.0, whole genome shotgun sequence contains these coding sequences:
- the LOC101299528 gene encoding uncharacterized protein LOC101299528 produces the protein MNRSFRAQESQMQAVMKQRQQLRASMRKEKEEELALFLEMKKREKERNDLLLNTSEEFDAPLGAKPGTSPIFNISSSTPAPPTRKSGTDEFLNSENDKNDYDWLLTPPGTPLFPSLEMESHKTMMSQLGTPKARPTALKSRLANPQPEPGARSNLVSKQSASSPGLNSSSSGIRRPSSSGGPGSRPATPTGRPTVTSAPKPSRSSTPTSRASLTKSTVSAAKPTVSTTKSTIPGTKSTVPATKSTIPSRSSTPSRSTARSSTPTGRSTVPPPKSVSRASTPTRQPSMPSNSPSMSAPTSKPSPSVSKPVPAATRNPVPSRGASPTVKSRPWKPSEMPGFSMDAPPNLRTTLPDRPLSASRGRPGAPSSRSSSIEPSPPGRPRRQSCSPSRGRAPNGSTHISGSSVPAFSRGRSKVNDNVSPVLMGTKMVERVINMRKLAPPKHDDKQSPHGNSGKSSSSPDSSGFGRTLSKKSLDMAIRHMDIRRTIPGNLRPLMTNIPASSMYSVRSGPARSRTVSVSDSPLATSSNASSEVSVNNNGLCLDVSGVEDDIGSERGGRSPAGVQGR, from the exons ATGAATCGGAGTTTTAGGGCTCAGGAGTCGCAAATGCAGGCGGTGATGAAGCAGAGGCAGCAGCTCAGGGCCTCGATGAGGAAGGAGAAGGAAGAAGAGCTGGCGTTGTTTCTAGAGATGAAGAAGAGGGAGAAGGAGAGGAACGATCTTCTTCTCAACACTTCTGAAGAGTTCGATGCGCCTTTAG GGGCAAAACCCGGAACTTCTCCCATTTTTAATATATCCTCATCGACGCCGGCGCCCCCCACACGCAAGAGTGGAACTGATGAGTTTCTCAATTCGGAGAATGATAAGAATGACTATGATTG GCTTTTAACTCCGCCTGGGACTCCTCTTTTCCCTTCATTGGAAATGGAATCACATAAGACCATGATGAGTCAGCTTGGAACTCCAAAGGCTCGTCCAACTGCACTCAAATCTAGA CTAGCAAACCCCCAGCCAGAGCCTGGTGCTAGGAGCAACTTAGTGTCTAAACAATCAGCTTCTTCCCCCGGGTTGAATTCTTCAAGTTCTGGTATCCGGAGGCCCTCATCATCTGGGGGTCCAGGATCAAGACCTGCCACACCAACTGGACGCCCCACAGTGACTTCAGCTCCTAAACCTTCAAGATCTTCAACACCTACTTCTCGAGCATCATTAACCAAGTCCACAGTTTCGGCAGCTAAGCCCACAGTTTCTACAACTAAATCCACAATCCCTGGAACCAAATCCACAGTTCCGGCAACTAAATCTACAATTCCCTCAAGATCCTCTACACCGTCAAGGTCTACAGCAAGATCGTCAACACCAACTGGCAGGTCCACCGTGCCCCCACCGAAATCTGTATCTAGAGCATCAACACCAACTCGTCAACCGTCCATGCCATCCAATTCACCTAGTATGTCAGCTCCTACATCAAAGCCCTCTCCTTCAGTTTCAAAGCCAGTACCTGCAGCAACAAGAAATCCGGTGCCATCACGTGGCGCATCCCCGACTGTGAAATCTAGACCATGGAAGCCCTCGGAAATGCCTGGATTCTCAATGGACGCTCCACCAAATCTAAGGACAACACTTCCTGATAGACCACTTTCAGCTTCTAGAGGTAGACCTGGAGCACCCAGCTCTAGATCTTCTTCCATTGAGCCCAGTCCTCCTGGAAGACCAAGACGGCAATCATGCTCTCCTTCAAGAGGAAGGGCTCCCAATGGCAGTACTCATATTAGTGGGAGCTCTGTTCCTGCATTCAGTCGTGGGCGTTCTAAAGTTAATGACAATGTGAGCCCTGTTTTAATGGGAACAAAAATGGTTGAGAGGGTAATAAATATGCGGAAACTGGCTCCCCCCAAGCATGATGACAAACAATCACCTCATGGTAACTCTGGGAAGTCATCTTCATCCCCAGACAGTTCAGGCTTTGGTAGAACACTCTCAAAGAAATCCCTTGATATGGCTATACGTCACATG GATATAAGGCGAACCATTCCTGGTAATTTGCGGCCGTTGATGACAAATATTCCTGCATCCTCTATGTACAGTGTGAGATCAGGGCCTGCACGAAGCAGAACGGTTAGTGTTTCAGATTCTCCTCTTGCCACCAGCAGTAATGCTAGCTCTGAAGTCAGTGTAAACAACAATGGCCTTTGTTTAGACGTGAGTGGAGTAGAAGATGATATTGGCAGTGAGAGAGGTGGTCGATCTCCTGCCGGTGTGCAAGGTAGGTGA
- the LOC101299816 gene encoding arginyl-tRNA--protein transferase 1-like isoform 2, translated as MAGKMKRSEASSSSRSSNSNHHRAESVVVDYGKNKSTCGYCRSKARTSISHGLWAHSVTINDYQDLLDRGWRRSGCFLYKPEMERTCCPAYTIRLKAGDFVHSKEQLRVSRRMQRFLDGALECKQPVEPNASKDTHGQNHLGVSISAPKNSGEKDGEEKILNYLSDQVDKAVHSCLDSGEFRAIQCPKASVKKVLQAKRKLLAAGSEDLLYSSNIAFQLAAAMRQCVTDKKEAHQGRELGHIAEENGSSPKLIAEKLESSLNQLGNTSGLSVRACNGHLNFYSVTKPASSDGSAHVVSNFKGTARSESKGSSLKNNSEYTQVKRRRLEIRLKRASFDSEEYALYKRYQMMVHNDTPDHVTEASYKKFLVDTPLIYVPPTNDGTVPPCGFGSFHQQYVIDGKLVAVGVIDILPKCLSSKYLFWDPDFAFLSLGKYSALQEINWVKENQLHCPTLQYYYLGYYIHSCSKMRYKAAYRPSELLCPLRYRWVPFDISKHLLDRNKYAVLSDCTVSQDRDSSSLHASEDVMEIQYDDNDQDSEFMYDEGMIEPEFESSDNEPHLAYENKDAGNVLIGLKESRVRFKDIKQAFGPTERSYLESQLSRYTEVVGEELAGRMVYSID; from the exons ATGGCAGGGAAGATGAAGAGGAGCGAGGCCAGCAGTAGCAGCCGGAGCAGCAACAGTAACCACCACAGAGCCGAAAGCGTGGTCGTCGATTACGGCAAGAACAAAAGCACCTGCGGCTATTGCAGATCCAAAGCTCGCACCAGTATCTCTCACG GTTTGTGGGCACATAGCGTTACGATTAATGACTATCAAG ATCTTCTTGACCGGGGATGGAGAAGATCTGGTTGTTTTCTTTACAAGCCGGAGATGGAAAGAACGTGCTGCCCTGCGTATACTATTCGTTTGAAAGCTGGTGATTTTGTTCATTCGAAGGAGCAGCTTCGGGTGTCTAGAAGAATGCAGAG GTTTTTAGATGGTGCCTTGGAATGTAAACAGCCAGTGGAGCCAAATGCTTCCAAGGATACACATGGCCAGAACCACCTTGGAGTTTCAATCTCAGCTCCCAAAAACAGTGGAGAGAAAGATGGGGAAGAAAAAATTTTGAATTACTTATCAGATCAAGTTGATAAGGCAGTTCATTCATGCTTAGACAGTGGGGAGTTTCGTGCCATTCAATGTCCAAAAGCTTCTGTTAAAAAGGTTTTACAAGCCAAAAGAAAGCTATTAGCTGCTGGGTCTGAAGATCTCTTATACTCCAGCAATATTGCATTTCAACTAGCGGCTGCTATGAGACAGTGTGTAACGGATAAGAAGGAAGCCCACCAGGGGAGAGAATTGGGACACATTGCAGAGGAAAATGGGTCGTCTCCAAAACTCATTGCTGAAAAGCTAGAAAGTTCATTAAATCAGTTGGGGAACACTTCTGGTCTATCAGTAAGGGCCTGCAACGGACACTTAAACTTTTATTCTGTCACAAAACCTGCTTCATCAGATGGAAGTGCTCATGTTGTTAGCAACTTCAAAGGCACTGCCAGGTCAGAAAGTAAAGGCAGCAGTTTGAAAAATAACTCTGAATATACTCAGGTGAAGAGGCGGAGGCTTGAGATTCGTCTTAAAAGGGCCAGCTTTGATTCAGAAGAGTATGCCTTATATAAAAGATATCAAATGATGGTGCACAATGATACCCCTGACCATGTTACAGAAGCCTCATATAAGAAGTTCTTAGTTGATACTCCCTTAATATATGTTCCCCCAACTAATGATGGTACAGTTCCCCCATGCGGCTTTGGCTCTTTCCATCAGCAATATGTAATTGATGGCAAACTTGTTGCAGTTGGTGTTATAGACATTCTCCCTAAATGTTTGTCCAGTAAATATTTATTCTGGGACCCAGACTTTGCGTTCCTTTCACTAGGGAAGTATTCAGCCCTGCAAGAAATAAATTGGGTGAAAGAGAATCAACTCCATTGTCCTACTCTTCAATATTATTATCTTGGTTACTACATCCACTCCTGCAGTAAGATGAGATATAAGGCAGCGTATCGCCCGTCTGAGCTACTGTGTCCTCTTCGTTACCG GTGGGTTCCTTTTGATATATCCAAGCATTTGCTTGACAGAAACAAGTATGCTGTTTTATCGGATTGTACCGTCTCACAAGATAGGGACTCCTCATCACTTCATGCTTCTGAAGATGTCATGGAAATACAATACGATGACAATGACCAAGACAGTGAGTTTATGTATGATGAAGGGATGATTGAGCCTGAATTTGAAAGCTCTGACAATGAACCACATCTGGCATATGAAAATAAAGATGCTGGTAATGTTTTAATCGGGTTGAAGGAATCTCGGGTGAGATTCAAG GATATAAAGCAAGCTTTTGGTCCCACGGAACGAAGTTACTTGGAATCCCAGTTGAGTAGATACACAGAAGTTGTAGGTGAAGAGCTCGCTGGACGAATGGTTTATTCAATCGATTGA
- the LOC101299816 gene encoding arginyl-tRNA--protein transferase 1-like isoform 1, with protein sequence MAGKMKRSEASSSSRSSNSNHHRAESVVVDYGKNKSTCGYCRSKARTSISHGLWAHSVTINDYQDLLDRGWRRSGCFLYKPEMERTCCPAYTIRLKAGDFVHSKEQLRVSRRMQRFLDGALECKQPVEPNASKDTHGQNHLGVSISAPKNSGEKDGEEKILNYLSDQVDKAVHSCLDSGEFRAIQCPKASVKKVLQAKRKLLAAGSEDLLYSSNIAFQLAAAMRQCVTDKKEAHQGRELGHIAEENGSSPKLIAEKLESSLNQLGNTSGLSVRACNGHLNFYSVTKPASSDGSAHVVSNFKGTARSESKGSSLKNNSEYTQVKRRRLEIRLKRASFDSEEYALYKRYQMMVHNDTPDHVTEASYKKFLVDTPLIYVPPTNDGTVPPCGFGSFHQQYVIDGKLVAVGVIDILPKCLSSKYLFWDPDFAFLSLGKYSALQEINWVKENQLHCPTLQYYYLGYYIHSCSKMRYKAAYRPSELLCPLRYRWVPFDISKHLLDRNKYAVLSDCTVSQDRDSSSLHASEDVMEIQYDDNDQDSEFMYDEGMIEPEFESSDNEPHLAYENKDAGNVLIGLKESRVRFKVCILKLSYSVSYYVSKLQILHFNLLKSPLKINPFQFLDFVVSFTDIGFFLLEDIKQAFGPTERSYLESQLSRYTEVVGEELAGRMVYSID encoded by the exons ATGGCAGGGAAGATGAAGAGGAGCGAGGCCAGCAGTAGCAGCCGGAGCAGCAACAGTAACCACCACAGAGCCGAAAGCGTGGTCGTCGATTACGGCAAGAACAAAAGCACCTGCGGCTATTGCAGATCCAAAGCTCGCACCAGTATCTCTCACG GTTTGTGGGCACATAGCGTTACGATTAATGACTATCAAG ATCTTCTTGACCGGGGATGGAGAAGATCTGGTTGTTTTCTTTACAAGCCGGAGATGGAAAGAACGTGCTGCCCTGCGTATACTATTCGTTTGAAAGCTGGTGATTTTGTTCATTCGAAGGAGCAGCTTCGGGTGTCTAGAAGAATGCAGAG GTTTTTAGATGGTGCCTTGGAATGTAAACAGCCAGTGGAGCCAAATGCTTCCAAGGATACACATGGCCAGAACCACCTTGGAGTTTCAATCTCAGCTCCCAAAAACAGTGGAGAGAAAGATGGGGAAGAAAAAATTTTGAATTACTTATCAGATCAAGTTGATAAGGCAGTTCATTCATGCTTAGACAGTGGGGAGTTTCGTGCCATTCAATGTCCAAAAGCTTCTGTTAAAAAGGTTTTACAAGCCAAAAGAAAGCTATTAGCTGCTGGGTCTGAAGATCTCTTATACTCCAGCAATATTGCATTTCAACTAGCGGCTGCTATGAGACAGTGTGTAACGGATAAGAAGGAAGCCCACCAGGGGAGAGAATTGGGACACATTGCAGAGGAAAATGGGTCGTCTCCAAAACTCATTGCTGAAAAGCTAGAAAGTTCATTAAATCAGTTGGGGAACACTTCTGGTCTATCAGTAAGGGCCTGCAACGGACACTTAAACTTTTATTCTGTCACAAAACCTGCTTCATCAGATGGAAGTGCTCATGTTGTTAGCAACTTCAAAGGCACTGCCAGGTCAGAAAGTAAAGGCAGCAGTTTGAAAAATAACTCTGAATATACTCAGGTGAAGAGGCGGAGGCTTGAGATTCGTCTTAAAAGGGCCAGCTTTGATTCAGAAGAGTATGCCTTATATAAAAGATATCAAATGATGGTGCACAATGATACCCCTGACCATGTTACAGAAGCCTCATATAAGAAGTTCTTAGTTGATACTCCCTTAATATATGTTCCCCCAACTAATGATGGTACAGTTCCCCCATGCGGCTTTGGCTCTTTCCATCAGCAATATGTAATTGATGGCAAACTTGTTGCAGTTGGTGTTATAGACATTCTCCCTAAATGTTTGTCCAGTAAATATTTATTCTGGGACCCAGACTTTGCGTTCCTTTCACTAGGGAAGTATTCAGCCCTGCAAGAAATAAATTGGGTGAAAGAGAATCAACTCCATTGTCCTACTCTTCAATATTATTATCTTGGTTACTACATCCACTCCTGCAGTAAGATGAGATATAAGGCAGCGTATCGCCCGTCTGAGCTACTGTGTCCTCTTCGTTACCG GTGGGTTCCTTTTGATATATCCAAGCATTTGCTTGACAGAAACAAGTATGCTGTTTTATCGGATTGTACCGTCTCACAAGATAGGGACTCCTCATCACTTCATGCTTCTGAAGATGTCATGGAAATACAATACGATGACAATGACCAAGACAGTGAGTTTATGTATGATGAAGGGATGATTGAGCCTGAATTTGAAAGCTCTGACAATGAACCACATCTGGCATATGAAAATAAAGATGCTGGTAATGTTTTAATCGGGTTGAAGGAATCTCGGGTGAGATTCAAGGTATGTATCCTCAAACTATCCTATTCAGTATCATACTATGTGTCAAAGCTTCAGATCCTTCATTTCAATCTACTTAAATCTCCCCTCAAAATCAACCCCTTTCAGTTTCTTGACTTTGTGGTTTCATTTACTGACATTGGGTTTTTTCTGCTGGAGGATATAAAGCAAGCTTTTGGTCCCACGGAACGAAGTTACTTGGAATCCCAGTTGAGTAGATACACAGAAGTTGTAGGTGAAGAGCTCGCTGGACGAATGGTTTATTCAATCGATTGA
- the LOC101300288 gene encoding protein yippee-like isoform 1, which yields MGRLFVLSLEGKIYSCKHCRTHLALSEDIVSKSFQSRHGKAYLFGKVVNVTCGETEERAMMTGLHTVADIFCVGCGSIVGWKYETAHDKSQKYKEGKSVLERVKISGPEGNNYWVSHGGHIGSSDADDA from the exons ATGGGAAGGCTGTTTGTGCTGAGTCTTGAGGGGAAGATCTATAGCTGCAAGCACTGCCGGACCCATCTTGCTCTGAGTGAAGACATAGTTTCCAAG TCTTTCCAGAGCAGGCATGGGAAGGCTTATCTCTTCGGTAAAGT AGTGAATGTAACTTGTGGGGAGACTGAAGAGAGAGCGATGATGACAGGGCTGCACACAGTCGCTGACATATTCTGTGTTGGGTGTGGATCAATAGTGGGGTGGAAATAT GAGACTGCTCATGACAAGAGCCAGAAGTACAAGGAAGGAAAATCCGTCCTTGAGCG GGTGAAGATATCTGGTCCGGAAGGAAACAATTATTGGGTCAGTCATGGAGGGCATATCGGCAGCAGCGATGCAGATGACGCTTGA
- the LOC101300760 gene encoding chlorophyll a-b binding protein CP29.3, chloroplastic-like: MATTTAAVTSHFFGAQLQNPSPSFGKFQALFSFGKKSPPPPPKKAPKKPDTDRLVWFPGAQPPEWLDGSYVGDRGFDPLGLGKPVEYLQYDYDGLDQNLAKNLAGDVIGTRIEASDLNPTPLQPYTEVFGLQRFRECELIHGRWAMLGALGALAVEGLTGVAWQDAGKVELVEGSSYLGLPLPFSISTLIWIEVLVLGYIEFQRNAELDPEMRLYPGGKFFDPLGLAADPEEKERLQLAEIKHARLAMVVFLIFGIQAAVTGKGPIAFIATFNK; encoded by the exons ATGGCCACCACCACAGCTGCCGTCACTTCACATTTCTTTGGAGCTCAACTCCAAAACCCTAGCCCTAGCTTTGGAAAGTTCCAGGCTCTCTTTAGCTTCGGCAAGAAGTCACCGCCACCACCGCCAAAGAAGGCTCCCAAGAAGCCGGATACCGACCGGCTCGTGTGGTTCCCCGGCGCGCAACCGCCCGAATGGCTCGACGGTTCGTACGTCGGGGACCGCGGGTTTGATCCATTGGGGTTAGGGAAGCCGGTGGAGTACTTGCAGTATGACTACGACGGGTTGGACCAGAACCTGGCCAAGAACTTGGCTGGTGATGTGATCGGGACCAGGATCGAAGCTTCTGATCTCAACCCGACTCCGTTGCAGCCGTACACGGAGGTTTTTGGGCTGCAGAGGTTCAGAGAGTGCGAGCTGATTCATGGGAGGTGGGCAATGCTGGGAGCTCTTGGGGCTCTTGCTGTTGAGGGTCTCACCGGTGTTGCATGGCAAGACGCCGGAAAG GTTGAACTGGTTGAAGGATCATCCTACCTCGGCCTTCCACTTCCATTTTCCATTTCGACCTTGATATGGATCGAGGTGCTGGTTCTAGGGTACATCGAGTTCCAAAGGAATGCAGAACTCGACCCCGAGATGAGGCTATACCCCGGCGGCAAGTTCTTTGATCCGTTGGGTTTGGCCGCCGATCCGGAAGAGAAGGAAAGACTTCAACTGGCTGAGATCAAGCATGCTCGTCTGGCTATGGTAGTTTTCCTGATTTTTGGTATTCAAGCTGCTGTGACAGGAAAAGGACCCATCGCTTTTATAGCTACCTTTAACAAATAA
- the LOC101301045 gene encoding high mobility group B protein 1-like produces MKAAKGKGTVKKDKKEVLKPVDDRKVGKRKSVAEVNKSSGKLAKNSKSAKKDPNKPKKPASAFFVFLEEFRITYKQEHPNVKAVSAVGKAGGAKWKSMSAAEKAPYEAKAAKRKTEYEKLMNAYNNKQEDTDGDDDEEPEKPKASVTHEDEESGEEDDEDDDDEDDED; encoded by the exons ATGAAGGCTGCCAAAGGCAAAGGAACTGTGAAGAAGGATAAGAAAGAAGTATTGAAGCCCGTTGACGACAG AAAGGTGGGAAAGCGAAAGTCAGTGGCTGAGGTTAACAAGAGCAGTGGGAAATTGGCCAAGAACTCAAAATCGGCCAAAAAGGACCCTAACAAACCAAAAAAGCCTGCTAGTGCTTTTTTTGTTTTTCT TGAAGAGTTCAGAATAACTTACAAGCAAGAGCACCCGAATGTGAAAGCTGTGTCAGCT GTGGGGAAAGCTGGAGGAGCAAAGTGGAAATCTATGTCTGCCGCG GAAAAAGCTCCATATGAAGCTAAAGCAGCTAAAAGGAAAACAGAGTATGAAAAGCTTATGAATGCCTACAACAATAAACAG GAGGATACGGATGGTGATGATGATGAAGAACCTGAGAAACCAAAAGCCAGTGTGACTCATGAAGATGAGGAGAGTGGGGAG GAAGATGATGAAGACGATGATGATGAGGATGATGAAGATTGA
- the LOC101301332 gene encoding cytochrome P450 90A1-like has translation MDFLLSFLLSLSLLSASTIFFLLRNSRCRRLKLPPGNLGLPFIGETWQLISAYKTENPEPFIDERVNRFGPIFTTHVFGEPTVFSSDPETNRFILQNEGKLFECSYPSSISNLLGKHSLLLMKGNLHKKMHSLTMSFANSSIIRDHLLVDIDRLIRLNMDSWTGRVLLMEEAKKITFELAVKQLMSFDPGEWTESLRKEYVLLIEGFFSVPLPLFSTTYRRAIKARTKVAEALGLIVRQRRREFEEGKRKEDMLGALLAGDNVNGFSDEEIVDFLLALLVAGYETTSTIMTLAVKFLTETPQAHAQLKEEHDQIRMKKRESSEALEWTDYKSMPFTQCVVNETLRVANIISGVFRRAMTDVNIKGYTIPKGWKVFASFRAVHLDHDHFKAARTFNPWRWQQNNAVAPPSPVNVFTPFGGGPRLCPGYELARVELSVFLHHLITRFSWVPAEDDKLVFFPTTRTQKKYPINVYPRNVDDESM, from the exons ATGGATTTCCTTCTCTCATTTCTACTCTCTCTTTCTCTCCTTTCCGCCTCTACCATCTTCTTCCTTCTCCGCAACTCTCGTTGCCGGAGACTCAAACTCCCACCGGGAAACCTCGGCCTGCCCTTCATAGGCGAGACATGGCAGCTCATCTCGGCCTACAAGACAGAAAACCCAGAACCTTTCATCGACGAGAGGGTCAACCGGTTCGGTCCCATCTTCACGACGCACGTCTTCGGCGAGCCGACAGTGTTTTCCTCCGACCCGGAGACGAACCGGTTCATTCTGCAAAACGAAGGGAAGCTGTTCGAGTGTAGCTACCCGAGCTCCATATCCAACTTGTTGGGAAAACACTCGTTGCTGTTAATGAAGGGAAATCTTCATAAGAAAATGCATTCTCTCACTATGAGCTTTGCTAACTCGTCGATCATAAGAGATCATCTTTTGGTCGATATAGACCGGTTGATCCGGCTCAACATGGACTCCTGGACCGGCCGGGTCCTTCTCATGGAAGAGGCCAAGAAG ATTACCTTTGAGCTAGCAGTGAAGCAGCTAATGAGCTTCGATCCCGGCGAATGGACGGAAAGTTTGAGGAAAGAGTACGTCCTACTCATCGAAGGCTTCTTCAGCGTCCCGTTACCTCTCTTCTCCACCACTTACCGGCGGGCGATTAAA GCGAGGACGAAGGTGGCGGAGGCATTGGGGTTGATAGTGAGGCAGAGGAGGAGGGAGTTCGAGGAAGGGAAGAGGAAGGAGGACATGCTGGGTGCTTTGTTGGCCGGAGACAATGTCAATGGATTCTCCGACGAGGAGATTGTGGATTTCCTGCTTGCTTTGCTGGTTGCTGGATATGAAACGACGTCGACAATCATGACTCTTGCCGTCAAGTTCTTAACGGAGACACCTCAGGCCCATGCCCAACTCAAG GAAGAACATGACCAGATTCGGATGAAAAAGAGGGAGTCATCGGAGGCTCTGGAATGGACTGATTACAAATCAATGCCTTTTACCCAATGT GTTGTGAACGAGACATTGCGAGTCGCAAACATTATTAGTGGAGTATTTAGGCGGGCAATGACAGACGTTAATATTAAAG GCTATACGATACCAAAAGGGTGGAAGGTATTTGCTTCATTTCGCGCCGTGCATTTAGACCATGATCATTTCAAGGCTGCTCGAACTTTTAATCCATGGAGGTGGCAGCAG AACAACGCCGTAGCTCCCCCAAGCCCGGTAAATGTGTTCACACCATTTGGAGGAGGGCCGAGGCTGTGTCCTGGTTACGAACTAGCTAGAGTAGAACTCTCGGTTTTTCTTCATCACCTAATCACCCGTTTCAG TTGGGTTCCTGCTGAGGACGATAAGTTGGTATTCTTTCCAACTACTAGAACACAGAAGAAGTACCCTATCAATGTGTATCCCCGGAATGTCGATGATGAGAGCATGTAA